GCATCTCTCTAATATCAATCCCCTATACGATGATAGTTCATTAACATACATAAAGCACCTAATGATCCTACTAAGTCTAAGCATTATGTATCAGTACTTACCTGTAGTGCTGCTGGAAGCAGACCAACCGCAGACATTACTGATGTTCTTCCACCCACCCAGTCGTACATAGGAAATCTAGCTAACCAACCTTCAATTCTCGCCGTGTTATCCAGCAACGAGTTCTCTTGTGTTATTGCAACACCCTGCATAAGCATACATCGAGAAGTTGCTGCTGATGAACTACAGTTGGGAAGAAGTTGAAGCTAATCATATGCAAATACATCTGAAGGTAGTCCAATGATCCATAAGAAAGACCTGAGATCAAAACCTGTTTTGCGAAGTTCAGACCAGCGTCACGAAATGCTTTCTGTACTTCCAATAGTCCATTCCTAGTTTCAGGAGTACCTCCACTCTAGCAAAAAAGTCATACTCACCAATATCAGGACCAAGTAGTATCATATAAACAGTCTATGCACACAGCTGAATAAAGTACACACACCTTTGAGATGACAATTACTAAAGTTGAGGCAAGCTCCGGCCCAAGTTGTGCGATCTGATGATCTATTCCCGCAGGGTCGGTGTTGTCAATAAACCTTATCTATCAACagtcaaaaaataaagaagagtcATAACAagtaaaccaaaacaaaaactgaGACTTTCAATATAGTACACAACAAATTAGACTCTTTGAATCAGACAAAGCCAAGAATCAGATACCTTCAACGGAGGATTATCAGGAGCTAAAGCTTCAGCAACAAACTGAGGCCCAAGAGCAGAGCCTCCAATGCCTACAGAGAGTATCTGAGTAAAACGACCCGCAGGAGAAGATGGTGGCTTTATCTGTCAAGCAAGCAACCAAACAAGATTCAAACAGTGAGCTAAGTAAAGACTCTGCATTGCAAGGCGTGATCAAGTAATAAACCTTGCCAGAGACTATGTCATCAGCGAAACTACAGATCGAATCAAGAGTGTTCTCGATCAACGTCTTTAAACCCGGCCTAGGAGCGAGACCAGAGTTCCTAAGCCAGTAATGACCAACCATCCTCCCTTCATCCGGATTCGCTATAGACCCTTTCTCAAGCTCCTCCATAGCCTTAAACGCAGATTTGAATCTCTCCTCCATATCGACCACGAACTCGTCAGTGAACCCGACGCGGCTGACATCGAGGTACAGTCCAATGTCCTTCTGCTGGTATAGCCAGTCGAGGTAGCGTTTCCAGAGCGCATCGGGGTCTTTGATAAGCTCCTTCTTGGCTGCGGCGGAGGCGGCATCAGAGTGAGAAGTGTCGGAGCGTGACGCGGAGAGAGTCAACGGTAGGTGTGTTGTTGGTTTGGAGGTGTGCGGGAAAGAGAAGGAGTCTCCTCTGGTCGTCGGAGGAGACGTGAATGCTTTAACGGTGGACTGTttgagagaaggagaagaagagtagAGGGTTGAGAGAGAGGCCATCTCGGAGACAGCGATGTTTACGAGGGAAGAGAGAAACAGAGGGTATATTTGGTTTATTCGGGGGTATCTTTTTGAGTTTtgtgtgttttccggttttgttTGATATTTGTAGAAACCAAACTAGTGAAGAGAGATGAGTTTTGTCCTTTGGTGGAAGCGAGCGGTTCTGCTTAGATTACGATTCACGAGCTATACGACTATGCCAATGCTTCAATATCTACTACCTCTGGACCTTGGCATCATATTCTATTTTGCACGTGGCCCCGCCGTTTCTATAACTAACGCTTGAATTCCACATAAATTAATGTGGAGGTGGTAGACCAAATGATTTGTGATTTCTATCAGGTATCCGATAATAACATATTTAGAGTTAATGTGAGTTATTGTAGCTCAATCGAGTCAATTTTTGCCGAAAAACTATAGTGTTGTAACCCTATTCGTCTCTACTCTCTAACCATGCCAATAGTTAGATTTATATCCATAGGACCGTGTACTCACAGAACAAGCGTGAAGATATTCACAGAACAAGTTGGATGAGTTCCAAGCAGATATCAAAGATTCAAAGTGTAACATTGTCAAGAGGAACACCTTGAACCCAAAAGAAACCAAGAACTTAACCAAACTCGGTAAGACGCTGCCCAGTTGACGCCTAATTTGAGTTTTGGAGTATGTTTAAGCTTGCTATTTCTTAAGTGAATGGTTAGCATAGTACTGGTTTAGCTGCCTCAGAGCAACTTCATTCACTAATTATCAAAAAGTTTTTTAagattataaaaacaaaactttaatcGATTtcataatattatgatattttaaaGAGTAATTTAAgcgaaaaacataaaaagatgtGGAAATTAGGTATAAGTCCACAAAACGTAAACTGGGCCAACGTGGGTATGCCAAACAGTGAGAAAAGACCGGAGTAACCTTCACGTTTTGACTTCCAGAGTTTAGGTTACATGCTAACTCTGACAGCGGAGATTTAGAAAGATTTACGGAGATCTAGAAAGATTTAGTTAAGATATCATTATATTGTCTCGGTAAATGATTTTGTAACAGTGCCTTCAGAGATACGAGCCGGCACCAGGAGATCTCTGACGAAATCGGCGTAGCAAGAAACCAAATCAAGCAAAAGATTCTCCGCCTCTACATACGAAAACTGTGTAGTGATTATATTGTCTCTCTCTTATCTTTGGGAGTGTctataaaagaaagaaaccGGCTCTACGAAATCTCAGTCACGGAAGTCTTTCTCCAAACGAAAATTCTAAACATTCGAAGATCTTTCCTCTGAGGTCAGTTAGCTTCGAAACCCTAATTTGTTAAGTCGCATTGATTTTTAACAAGGAAGCAATGTGTGTTACATTATTTTACTCTCTGAAGCTGTTTAGATCGTTGTCAGAGTTAGGGGTTATCGGTTGAAACTCGTTAGGTTCACTTAGATCTTTGGCCAAAATTATGTAAGAATTATATTCGAACCCTAATCATTGGACtctcattaattaataactagaAATATGTTTCAGTTCCATTAACTGGAGAAAGATTTCCGTGACTGAGATTTCGTGGAGCCGGTTTCTTTTATAGACACTCCTAAAGATAAGAGAGAGACAATATAATCACTACACAGTTTTCGTACGCAGAGGCGGAGAATCTTTTGCTTGATTTGGTTTCCTGCTATGCCGATTTCGTCAGAGATCTCCTGGTGCCGGCTCGTATCTCTGAAGGCATTGTTACAAAATCGTTTACCGAGGCAACATAATGATATCTTAACTAAATT
The Brassica napus cultivar Da-Ae chromosome A1, Da-Ae, whole genome shotgun sequence DNA segment above includes these coding regions:
- the LOC125578575 gene encoding glucose-6-phosphate isomerase 1, chloroplastic-like: MASLSTLYSSSPSLKQSTVKAFTSPPTTRGDSFSFPHTSKPTTHLPLTLSASRSDTSHSDAASAAAKKELIKDPDALWKRYLDWLYQQKDIGLYLDVSRVGFTDEFVVDMEERFKSAFKAMEELEKGSIANPDEGRMVGHYWLRNSGLAPRPGLKTLIENTLDSICSFADDIVSGKIKPPSSPAGRFTQILSVGIGGSALGPQFVAEALAPDNPPLKIRFIDNTDPAGIDHQIAQLGPELASTLVIVISKSGGTPETRNGLLEVQKAFRDAGLNFAKQGVAITQENSLLDNTARIEGWLARFPMYDWVGGRTSVMSAVGLLPAALQGIDIREMLAGAAIMDEATRTNSLKNNPAALLAMCWYWASDGVGSKDMVILPYKDSLLLFSRYLQQLVMESLGKEFDLDGNTVNQGLTVYGNKGSTDQHAYIQQLREGVHNFFATFIEVLRDRPPGHDWDLEPGVTCGDYLFGMLQGTRSALYANGRESISVTIEEVTPRSVGALIALYERAVGLYASLVNINAYHQPGVEAGKKAAAEVLALQKRVLSVLNEASCKDPVEPLTLDEIADRCHAPEEIEMIYKIIAHMSANDRVLIAEGSCGSPRSVKVFLGECNVDDMYA